A portion of the Corticium candelabrum chromosome 5, ooCorCand1.1, whole genome shotgun sequence genome contains these proteins:
- the LOC134180237 gene encoding CST complex subunit STN1-like: MTAASSACYCYYPPRLWGLDSLYWTHVQLNIVDVLELPEFPGQSDLGYYCLGNHPISRVEVMGDVVRLHGKSRNVVFEVDDGTGVISCCLWRHEKDSDDDVPKFGLGQLVTVQGRITLYRGSRQITVAAVHFETDVHAECRHWLELAHLKASVYSKPFVVPEDIPKDSGWNPALAKECESKVEVKEAIVGYLLRENIREFAFADLQEEPLLMAIAADAISTETDVSTDKLTAMIKHVLASATRCLVDEGCLFVTDCSLDRYEVIDHEALVPVVLSTVRDLQMKGDGDNVGVHREAIISALRSRQRLCKVKRETFIQTIENLIKSSELYEVERKRYKLIS, translated from the exons ATGACTGCCGCCAGCTCCGCATGCTATTGTTACTATCCTCCCCGTCTGTGGGGTCTGGACAGTCTGTACTGGACACACGTTCAGTTGAACATCGTTGACGTTCTCGAATTGCCGGAATTTCCCGGTCAATCTGATTTGG GCTACTATTGTTTGGGGAATCATCCAATTTCCAGAGTAGAAGTAATGGGCGACGTCGTACGTCTTCATGGCAAGTCTAGAAATGTAGTATTTGAAG TTGATGATGGGACTGGTGTCATATCTTGCTGTCTCTGGAGACATGAAAAAGACAGTGACGATGATGTCCCAAAGTTTGGTCTTGGTCAGCTTGTGACTGTCCAAGGCCGCATAACACTATACCGAGGCAGTAGGCAAATTACAGTGGCAGCTGTTC ACTTTGAAACAGATGTTCATGCAGAGTGTAGGCATTGGCTAGAGCTTGCACATCTGAAAGCATCCGTATACAGCAAACCATTCGTGGTGCCAGAAGATATACCAAAAGATTCAGG ATGGAATCCTGCCTTGGCTAAAGAG TGTGAGTCAAAGGTTGAAGTTAAGGAAGCAATCGTGGGATACCTACTAAGAGAGAACATCAGGGAATTTGCCTTTGCCGACCTTCAAGAGGAGCCGCTTCTTATGGCCATAGCAGCCGATGCAATTTCAACTGAAACTGAT GTgtcaacagacaaactaactgCAATGATCAAACATGTCTTGGCATCAGCGACTCGCTGCCTGGTGGATGagggctgtctgtttgttactgaCTGCTCTCTTGACCGATATGAA GTAATTGATCACGAAGCACTAGTGCCTGTTGTACTCAGCACAGTTCGAGATTTGCAAATGAAAG GAGATGGAGATAATGTTGGTGTGCACCGTGAGGCTATCATAAGTGCACTGCGTTCAAGGCAAAGGCTGTGCAAGGTCAAACGAGAAACTTTCATTCAAACTATTGAAAATTTAATCAAAAGCAGTGAGTTGTATGAAGTAGAGAGAAAACGATACAAATTGATTAGTTAA
- the LOC134179493 gene encoding uncharacterized protein LOC134179493, which yields MRTTVCKTMKLRMIFVLMLSVLEVSANFCSLYFPKSYVIYHLRSDEFVEVDGKLEEEEWQQVGWTERFVDIQGPLYPVPRFETRVKMRWDDTFLYIGAYMEETDVWANQTKHNSIVFHDNDFEVFVDPDGSTHMYKELEVNAINTTWDLMLTKPYINGGQANSSWEMPSMKYAAYVDGPVNDPRIQNKYWTAELALPLKDLADGTAHTRIPPKDGDQWRINFSRVEWHVHVVDGHYEKVVGLREDNWVWSPQYSINMHLPERWGFIQFANYQINETVFTKPKYWPVYVSLVDVYDAEKEFFAINGYFTTNLTQLSLHEFVRQGKCSGVPVVSTTDYAFNATVSSLGDHLIVGHIRDDRLIWFDPL from the exons ATGCGAACTACTGTGTGCAAGACCATGAAACTGCGTATGATTTTCGTCTTGATGTTAAGCGTTTTAGAAGTATCAGCGAATTTCTGCTCATTGTATTTTCCTAAATCGTACGTAATCTATCACTTGCGTTCCGATGAGTTTGTGGAAGTGGATGGCAAACTAGAAGAAGAAGAATGGCAACAAGTCGGCTGGACGGAGCGGTTTGTTG ACATCCAGGGGCCACTTTACCCTGTACCACGATTTGAGACGAGAGTAAAGATGCGTTGGGATGACACTTTCTTATACATCGGTGCCTACATGGAAGAGACAGACGTTTGGGCcaatcaaacaaaacacaattcGATAG tttTTCATGACAACGACTTTGAAGTTTTTGTTGATCCCGACGGTAGTACCCACATGTACAAGGAGCTGGAAGTAAATGCCATCAATACTACATGGGACTTGATGTTGACAAAG CCATACATCAATGGTGGTCAAGCAAACTCAAGCTGGGAAATGCCGTCAATGAAATATGCTGCTTATGTAGATGGTCCCGTGAATGACCCAAGGATCCAGA ATAAATACTGGACAGCAGAGTTAGCATTGCCTCTAAAAGATCTTGCAGATGGCACAGCACACACAAGAATACCTCCAAAAGATGGTGATCAGTGGAGAATCAATTTCAGCAG agTAGAGTGGCATGTTCATGTAGTTGATGGACATTATGAGAAG GTGGTTGGTCTAAGAGAAGACAATTGGGTGTGGTCGCCTCAGTACAGCATCAACATGCATCTACCAGAAAG ATGGGGCTTTATCCAATTTGCAAACTACCAGATAAATGAAACGGTCTTCACCAAACCCAAATATTGGCCCGTATACGTGTCACTGGTTGATGTATATGATGCAGAAAAG GAATTTTTTGCTATCAATGGATATTTTACAACCAATCTCACTCAGCTTTCGCTACACGAGTTTGTAAGACAAGGCAAGTGTAGTGGCGTTCCAGTTGTCAGTACTACTGATTATGCATTCAACGCAACAGTTTCGTCTCTGGGTGATCATCTAATAGTAGGACATATCCGTGATGATAGACTTATCTGGTTTGACCCACTCTGA
- the LOC134179496 gene encoding uncharacterized protein LOC134179496 encodes MKAFFVVVRGVENMPVVIGGIQLPPTARMRQFKAVNQTVDPLQYVPLVDLHDGNGLHFMSLLAVQSDSYNFIEGCFHVYTPYNTTFPGLLLSTGTEDYYNSAWGFSAGTFQMPTAGLTYISKTNPYKISAYRFHDMDPLPFQDGFRLVWRNGDAIDPKTGHKCFIETGGNTVGHPTKSLVTFYAWVYVF; translated from the exons ATGAAGGCATTTTTTGTGGTAGTGCGAGGTGTCGAAAACATGCCTGTTGTTATTGGTGGAATTCAACTTCCGCCAACAGCTCGTATGCGTCAGTTTAAAGCCGTCAACCAAACGGTTGACCCACTTCAGTATGTTCCACTAGTCGACTTACACGATGGCAATGGACTGCATTTCATGTCACTACTAGCAGTGCAAAGTGACAGCTATAATTTTATTGAG GGTTGTTTTCATGTGTACACGCCTTACAACACAACATTCCCTGGTTTGCTTCTCTCTACGGGAACAGAAGACTACTACAACTCTGCATGGGGATTCAGCGCAGGAACCTTTCAGATGCCAACAGCAGGACTCACATACATCAGCAAGACTAATCCATACAAAATTTCAG CCTACCGCTTCCATGACATGGATCCACTGCCTTTTCAAGATGGCTTTCGTTTGGTCTGGAGAAACGGTGATGCTATTGATCCCAAAACAGGACACAAATGCTTCATTGAAACAGGAGGAAACACAGTCGGGCATCCCACGAAGTCACTTGTCACATTCTATGCATGGGTGTATGTCTTCTAG
- the LOC134180500 gene encoding tubulin alpha-8 chain-like yields MGREIISLHIGQAGAQIGNACWELYCLEHDITPEGCLVHPQDCVSDSTLQAESQQTPTVMNQLVHSRSGSTNTFFHDTGHGKYVPRALFLDLEPTVVDQIRTGRYRSLYHPDLLVTGKEDAANNFARGYYTLGRKTVDLALEKIRKLADQCDGLQGFLVFNSFGGGTGSGFGALLAERLSREYEKKTKLQFCVYPAPRLSTAVVEPYNTVLTTHSTLEHYSCSFLVDNEALYNICSRNLDVERPTYTDMNRLVAQVVSSVTASLRFDGMLNVDMCEFQTNLVPYPRIHFPLLSYSPILSHEKAYHESLSVAQMTRDCFQPSVGRMMECEGRRGKYMACCALYRGDVTPAEVTAAFSTVKRDRNVQFVDWCPTGFKVGINSQPPVTVAGGSMARVPRSLCMMSNTTAIAEAWSRIDHKFDMLCFKRAFVHWYVGEGMEEGEFTEAREDLAALEKDYEEVAQDSCLNKEDDDNEY; encoded by the exons CATGACATTACTCCAGAAGGATGCCTAGTTCATCCCCAAGACTGCGTCTCCGACTCTACGTTGCAAGCTGAATCACAGCAGACGCCCACAGTCATGAATCAACTAGTTCACTCCCGCTCTGGCTCTACCAACACGTTTTTCCATGATACCGGTCACGGCAAGTACGTTCCTCGAGCACTGTTCTTGGATTTGGAACCGACGGTTGTCGATCAGATACGAACGGGTCGATACCGAAGTCTGTATCATCCCGACCTATTGGTGACCGGCAAGGAGGACGCTGCGAATAACTTTGCCCGAGGATATTACACCCTGGGACGGAAAACGGTAGACTTGGCCTTGGAAAAAATCAGAAAATTG GCCGATCAGTGTGATGGGCTACAAGGTTTTCTCGTATTCAATTCGTTTGGAGGCGGTACGGGGTCCGGGTTCGGTGCCCTGCTCGCTGAACGTCTTTCCCGCGAATACGAAAAGAAAACGAAGCTTCAGTTCTGCGTCTACCCGGCTCCGAGACTAAGCACGGCGGTTGTAGAGCCGTACAACACGGTGCTTACGACCCACTCGACACTCGAACACTACAGCTGTTCGTTTCTCGTCGACAACGAAGCGTTGTACAATATCTGTAGCCGGAATCTCGATGTAGAGCGGCCAACGTACACTGATATGAACAGACTGGTGGCACAG GTGGTCTCGTCTGTGACAGCTTCTTTGCGTTTCGACGGCATGCTCAATGTCGATATGTGTGAGTTTCAAACAAATTTGGTGCCGTACCCTCGTATCCACTTCCCTCTTCTGTCCTATTCTCCCATACTGTCTCACGAGAAGGCGTACCACgagtcgctttctgtggctCAGATGACACGTGACTGCTTTCAGCCAAGCGTCGGTCGGATGATGGAGTGTGAGGGAAGGCGAGGAAAGTATATGGCGTGCTGCGCTCTCTACCGCGGAGATGTTACGCCTGCAGAAGTCACTGCAGCGTTTAGTACAGTCAAGAGAGATAGAAACGTCCAGTTTGTCGACTGGTGCCCGACAGGATTTAAG GTTGGAATCAACAGCCAGCCGCCAGTCACGGTAGCGGGTGGCTCAATGGCTCGAGTTCCTCGTTCCCTTTGCATGATGTCGAACACGACTGCTATAGCTGAAGCCTGGTCACGAATCGACCACAAATTCGACATGCTGTGCTTCAAACGCGCTTTCGTGCACTGGTATGTGGGAGAGGGAATGGAGGAAGGGGAGTTTACCGAAGCCAGAGAAGACCTGGCAGCTCTAGAAAAGGACTACGAAGAAGTTGCACAAGACAGTTGCCTCAACAAggaagacgacgacaatgAATACTGA